The following proteins are co-located in the Pedobacter frigiditerrae genome:
- a CDS encoding tetratricopeptide repeat protein, which translates to MFGYWNDFYFIPVILQVITIIHALKTGRRDWIYLLIFLPLIGAVIYFFMELLPELTQGRSLKKYVFPKQQINEWERKVQIADSITNKLGLSKAYAEQKQYDKAIKLSLSCLKGAYSNDPAILLQLARQYFYNNQYEESLAYFDQLNLRNGNKLLMPEDELLYTRAQENIGTPELADKGYRQIIRTQHSLEAMYYYGLFLKKQQQKAEAREQFQRVRSEIKLLPKYLRRRNAIWARKSMRELIALK; encoded by the coding sequence ATGTTTGGCTACTGGAACGACTTTTATTTTATCCCTGTTATTTTACAAGTAATAACCATTATCCATGCCCTTAAAACAGGTAGAAGAGATTGGATCTACTTACTGATATTCTTACCCTTAATAGGTGCAGTAATTTATTTTTTCATGGAGTTGCTACCTGAACTAACCCAAGGAAGGTCTTTGAAAAAGTACGTTTTTCCAAAACAGCAAATTAATGAATGGGAAAGGAAAGTACAGATAGCCGACAGTATCACTAATAAGCTGGGGCTTTCCAAAGCTTATGCTGAGCAAAAACAATATGATAAAGCCATAAAATTATCATTAAGCTGCCTTAAAGGCGCTTATAGCAACGACCCTGCCATTTTGCTCCAATTAGCAAGGCAATACTTTTACAATAACCAATACGAAGAGAGCTTAGCCTATTTTGATCAACTTAATTTAAGGAATGGCAATAAATTGTTGATGCCCGAAGATGAGCTTTTATATACACGAGCACAAGAAAATATTGGCACACCAGAGCTTGCAGACAAAGGTTATAGACAAATCATACGTACACAACACTCATTGGAAGCGATGTACTATTATGGTCTATTTTTAAAAAAACAGCAGCAAAAAGCTGAAGCTCGTGAACAATTTCAGCGTGTTAGAAGTGAGATTAAACTCTTGCCAAAATACTTGCGCAGACGCAATGCTATATGGGCAAGAAAATCCATGAGAGAATTGATTGCTTTGAAGTGA
- the fbp gene encoding class 1 fructose-bisphosphatase, with protein sequence MAGITTLGQFIIEKQADFSYAKGELSRLLRDIGIASKIVNREVNKAGLVDILGDAGTTNVQGEDQKKLDMYANEQFISALTSGGECCIVVTEEEDEFVPIDSPVSKNAKYIVCIDPLDGSSNIDVNVAVGTIFSIYRRKSVDGCATITDILQKGTEQVAAGYVIYGSSTMLVYTTGNGVNGFTLDPSIGEFCLSHPNMKVPEDGIIYSINEGNYVHFPAGVKKYIKYAQVEDFATRRPYTSRYIGSMVGDIHRNLIKGGIYIYPTTASSPNGKLRLLYECNPMAFIIEQAGGVASDGLNRILDMQPKELHQRTSIFIGSPKMVKKAEEFMAEFSPVNAMNADEIVEEKLEQLGVVGGID encoded by the coding sequence ATGGCTGGAATAACTACACTGGGTCAATTCATTATCGAGAAACAAGCAGATTTCTCATACGCAAAAGGGGAACTTTCTAGATTACTTAGAGACATAGGAATTGCTTCAAAAATTGTAAATCGTGAAGTGAATAAAGCAGGTTTAGTAGATATTTTAGGAGATGCAGGTACTACAAATGTACAGGGAGAAGACCAAAAGAAATTAGACATGTATGCCAATGAGCAATTTATTTCTGCTTTAACCAGTGGAGGCGAATGTTGCATCGTGGTAACTGAAGAAGAAGATGAGTTTGTGCCGATTGATTCGCCTGTTTCTAAAAACGCCAAATACATTGTGTGTATTGATCCTTTAGATGGTTCTTCTAATATTGACGTGAACGTAGCAGTTGGTACCATATTTTCAATTTATCGGAGAAAATCTGTGGATGGTTGCGCTACAATTACTGATATTTTGCAAAAAGGAACAGAACAAGTCGCCGCAGGTTATGTAATTTATGGTTCATCAACCATGTTGGTTTATACTACTGGAAATGGAGTGAACGGCTTTACTTTAGATCCATCCATTGGCGAGTTTTGCTTGTCGCACCCTAACATGAAAGTTCCTGAAGATGGCATTATCTATTCTATTAACGAAGGCAATTATGTTCATTTCCCAGCAGGAGTGAAAAAATATATCAAGTATGCGCAAGTGGAAGATTTTGCTACCCGCAGACCTTATACCTCAAGATACATTGGTTCTATGGTGGGTGATATTCATCGTAACCTAATTAAAGGTGGAATTTATATCTACCCAACCACGGCATCATCGCCCAATGGCAAATTAAGGTTGTTGTACGAATGTAACCCAATGGCCTTTATTATTGAACAGGCTGGAGGCGTTGCTTCTGACGGCTTGAACAGGATATTGGATATGCAACCCAAAGAGTTACATCAAAGAACTTCGATATTTATTGGCTCGCCTAAAATGGTTAAAAAGGCAGAAGAATTTATGGCTGAGTTTTCTCCAGTAAACGCCATGAATGCTGATGAAATTGTGGAAGAGAAATTAGAGCAACTAGGCGTAGTAGGGGGGATTGATTAG